From Campylobacteraceae bacterium, the proteins below share one genomic window:
- a CDS encoding iron ABC transporter permease: MKTNLFIFCIILIFFSPFIGEISMVFEDIFKTSSVTYKVFWELRIPRVILAFFIGGILALSGLIFQIIFKNALITPYTLGIASGTTLFTAISILFFPFVPLYIPGIFGSFFTIMVLYFISRKMSEREISVSTNSILLIGIALSYFYSSALMLVFYMSNLEENYSIIRFTLGSLDTIGYKNVSIIALVASLFYMGIYKYKNKIKLLLLSNDTAFLKGLDVHKTNLFLLVLISLCVGISISFVGPIGFIGLIIPHVMKLLYKQSADKLIFPVFFFGGVFLVFADLISRNLNTASTLPIGVVTAFIGAPFFVYLLIKRNKN, from the coding sequence ATGAAAACAAATTTGTTTATATTTTGTATTATTTTAATATTTTTTTCACCTTTTATAGGTGAAATTAGCATGGTCTTTGAAGATATTTTTAAAACTTCAAGTGTGACGTATAAAGTTTTTTGGGAGTTACGTATTCCACGTGTTATTTTAGCTTTTTTCATAGGAGGTATTTTGGCATTATCTGGTTTGATTTTTCAAATCATTTTTAAAAATGCACTTATTACTCCTTATACTCTTGGAATTGCAAGTGGAACAACTTTATTTACGGCTATTTCTATTTTGTTTTTTCCTTTTGTTCCTTTATATATTCCAGGTATTTTCGGTTCTTTTTTTACTATTATGGTTTTATATTTTATTTCAAGAAAAATGAGTGAAAGAGAAATTAGTGTTTCTACGAATTCTATTTTATTAATCGGAATTGCTTTGTCTTATTTTTATTCTTCTGCTTTAATGCTGGTATTTTATATGAGTAATTTAGAAGAAAATTATTCTATTATCCGTTTTACTCTTGGTAGTTTAGATACGATTGGATATAAAAACGTAAGTATTATTGCTCTCGTAGCCAGCTTGTTTTATATGGGAATTTATAAATACAAAAATAAAATAAAGCTTTTACTTCTTTCAAATGATACGGCTTTTTTAAAAGGTCTTGATGTTCATAAAACTAATTTATTTTTATTGGTTTTGATCTCTTTATGTGTGGGAATCTCTATCTCTTTTGTAGGCCCTATTGGTTTTATAGGTTTGATTATTCCTCATGTCATGAAATTATTGTATAAACAAAGTGCGGATAAATTAATTTTCCCTGTTTTCTTTTTTGGGGGTGTGTTTTTGGTTTTTGCAGATTTGATTTCCCGAAATTTAAATACGGCATCTACGTTACCAATTGGCGTTGTAACTGCTTTTATAGGCGCTCCATTTTTTGTGTATTTGCTTATTAAAAGGAATAAAAACTAA
- a CDS encoding cobyrinate a,c-diamide synthase: MHALCISACASNQGKTILSTALLYHYKNKVRPFKIGPDFIDPLFHEKISKEKSINLDTHIMNQNQVKWMFDKYANKDFNILEGVMGFYDGMDKNASAYDVSSLLKIPSLIILDASASYITLAAVLQGLCNFRDDNTIKAVVFNKVASQSHYDLILTCIEKECPNIVSLGFIKKDLDVLDSVHLGLNLHENNYEALEKISKEVLKHINLEKLEKISVYKKAATIAYPFIKQKKVLKSIAIVNDDNFCFLYHDNVVFLKEVFQNVYFVSAIKDEIIPDVDVVYIPGGYVETKVAYDKIKDSNNFRKSLIKHGKNKAIYAECAGLLYLGKNVDDKKMSALLPLEFTLLKKAARMGYYKNDLNITGHAFHYTQVKNEIKGEYTLYKSSSSKATYAAFKHNKVFGTYLHTMFRNNFHLIKREFSIE; the protein is encoded by the coding sequence ATGCATGCTCTTTGTATTTCTGCTTGTGCTTCCAATCAAGGAAAAACGATATTAAGTACTGCTTTGTTGTACCACTACAAAAATAAGGTACGTCCTTTTAAAATTGGTCCTGATTTTATTGACCCTTTATTTCATGAAAAAATATCAAAAGAAAAAAGCATAAATTTAGATACTCATATTATGAACCAAAACCAAGTTAAGTGGATGTTTGATAAATATGCAAATAAAGATTTTAATATTCTAGAAGGGGTTATGGGGTTTTATGATGGTATGGATAAAAATGCTTCTGCTTATGATGTATCTTCTTTACTTAAAATACCAAGCCTAATTATTTTAGATGCCAGTGCATCTTATATAACACTAGCAGCTGTTCTGCAGGGTTTATGTAACTTTAGAGATGATAATACTATAAAAGCTGTTGTTTTTAATAAAGTGGCTTCACAATCTCATTATGATTTGATTCTTACTTGCATAGAGAAAGAATGTCCCAATATTGTTTCTCTTGGTTTTATTAAAAAAGATTTGGATGTACTTGATTCTGTTCATTTGGGTTTGAATTTGCATGAAAATAATTATGAAGCATTGGAAAAAATATCCAAAGAGGTATTAAAACATATAAATTTAGAAAAACTAGAAAAAATTTCTGTTTATAAAAAAGCAGCTACTATAGCTTATCCATTTATTAAACAAAAAAAAGTGCTAAAGTCTATAGCTATTGTAAATGATGATAATTTTTGTTTTTTATATCATGACAATGTTGTATTTTTAAAAGAAGTATTTCAAAACGTATATTTTGTCTCTGCTATTAAAGATGAAATAATTCCTGATGTAGATGTTGTTTATATTCCAGGTGGTTATGTTGAAACAAAAGTGGCCTACGATAAAATAAAAGATTCTAATAATTTTAGGAAGTCTTTAATCAAACATGGAAAAAATAAAGCTATTTATGCTGAATGTGCGGGTTTATTGTATTTAGGGAAAAATGTGGATGATAAAAAAATGTCTGCTTTACTTCCTTTAGAATTTACTCTTCTTAAAAAAGCAGCAAGAATGGGATATTATAAAAATGACTTAAATATCACAGGACATGCTTTTCATTACACCCAAGTGAAAAATGAAATAAAAGGTGAATATACCTTATATAAATCATCTTCTTCAAAAGCTACTTACGCTGCTTTTAAACATAACAAGGTTTTTGGAACCTACTTACATACAATGTTTAGAAACAACTTTCATCTTATAAAGAGAGAGTTTAGTATAGAATAA
- a CDS encoding malate dehydrogenase — translation MKIINLINKNICFTKETKEYKILTFRKDKMCVELEVKENGVLQKNEQLVFAHLPKKIKALLNPK, via the coding sequence ATGAAAATAATAAATTTAATAAATAAAAATATTTGTTTTACAAAAGAAACAAAAGAATATAAAATTCTAACATTTAGAAAAGATAAAATGTGTGTAGAATTAGAAGTAAAAGAAAATGGTGTTTTACAAAAAAACGAACAATTGGTTTTTGCCCATCTACCTAAAAAAATAAAAGCCCTCTTAAACCCAAAATAA
- a CDS encoding aldo/keto reductase, translating to MTHRYIGKTGLRVSPICLGTMTFGSWTSKKEAFKIMDKAYDEGINFFDTAELYPVPPKAEMQGVTEEIVGEWLKTKPRDSIILASKVAGAASGWFVPPTRHGLTAIDSFHIKKGIETSLKKLDTPYLDLYYMHWPDAIVPIEESLKAFDALVKEGKVRYIASSNDTAYGLSKATETSKHRNLARFEGIQNNFSLVNPRALDEIAEVCKKEQISLLPYSPMGGGMLSGKYNNGLYSKDSRFGEYLANKNPRVQEMAKRFVNEKSIAACKEYVILAKELGISPVTLAIAWSKNFDFVASTIIGARRIEQLDESLAAMSLELSAETMAKIATIQNKIMYPLG from the coding sequence ATGACACACAGATATATTGGAAAAACAGGACTACGAGTTAGTCCTATTTGTTTAGGAACTATGACCTTTGGTTCATGGACTTCTAAAAAAGAAGCTTTTAAAATAATGGATAAAGCCTATGATGAGGGTATTAATTTTTTTGATACTGCAGAACTATACCCTGTACCTCCCAAAGCAGAAATGCAAGGCGTAACAGAAGAAATTGTAGGAGAGTGGTTAAAAACAAAACCCAGAGATTCTATTATTTTAGCATCAAAAGTAGCAGGAGCAGCTTCAGGATGGTTTGTTCCACCTACAAGACATGGTCTTACTGCCATTGATTCTTTTCATATTAAAAAAGGTATTGAAACATCTCTAAAAAAACTTGATACTCCTTATTTAGATTTATATTATATGCATTGGCCTGATGCTATTGTGCCTATTGAAGAGAGCTTAAAAGCCTTTGATGCTTTAGTAAAAGAAGGAAAAGTTAGATACATAGCTTCTTCAAATGATACAGCTTATGGTTTAAGCAAAGCCACTGAAACATCAAAACACAGAAATTTAGCACGTTTTGAAGGGATTCAAAATAATTTTTCTTTGGTTAATCCACGTGCATTAGATGAAATAGCTGAAGTTTGTAAAAAAGAACAAATTTCACTTCTTCCTTATTCTCCCATGGGTGGAGGAATGTTAAGTGGAAAGTATAATAATGGATTATATTCAAAAGATTCTAGGTTTGGTGAATATTTAGCAAATAAAAACCCTCGTGTTCAGGAGATGGCTAAACGTTTTGTAAATGAGAAGTCTATCGCTGCTTGTAAAGAATATGTTATTTTAGCAAAAGAGCTTGGAATCTCGCCTGTTACATTAGCTATTGCTTGGTCAAAAAACTTTGATTTTGTAGCTTCTACTATTATAGGTGCAAGAAGGATTGAGCAATTAGATGAATCCTTAGCAGCCATGAGTTTGGAACTTTCGGCTGAAACTATGGCTAAAATTGCAACAATACAAAATAAAATTATGTACCCCCTAGGTTAA
- a CDS encoding SDR family NAD(P)-dependent oxidoreductase encodes MTNYIKNKTALITGASAGMGKQFAIDLANLGLNLVLVGRNESKLEEVKNEINKTCDVLITLITFDVRNKEDVNASLENLLKNTTVDILINNAGLALGLDPLDQGDLDQWENMIDTNIKGLLYVSRAIIPQMRKLETAHIVNIGSVAGKISYPNGNVYCATKAAVHSLGDSMNIDLYGTNVKVTTLAPGAVKTNFSKVRFEGDEDKSDTVYEGFTPLSAEDVSSVLISILNTPKHVNIQYLDLMPTAQRNPYMLYRDK; translated from the coding sequence ATGACAAATTATATTAAAAATAAAACAGCTCTAATTACAGGGGCAAGTGCAGGAATGGGAAAACAATTTGCCATAGATTTAGCAAACTTAGGACTTAACTTGGTACTTGTTGGACGTAATGAAAGTAAACTAGAAGAAGTTAAAAATGAAATAAATAAAACTTGTGATGTGCTTATTACTTTAATTACTTTTGATGTAAGAAATAAAGAAGATGTGAATGCTTCTTTAGAAAACTTACTTAAAAATACCACTGTTGATATTTTAATTAATAATGCAGGTTTAGCTTTAGGGTTAGACCCCTTAGATCAAGGTGATTTAGATCAATGGGAAAATATGATTGATACTAATATCAAGGGTTTATTATATGTAAGTAGAGCTATTATTCCACAAATGAGAAAGCTTGAAACAGCTCATATTGTAAATATAGGTTCAGTAGCTGGAAAAATATCTTATCCTAATGGAAATGTATATTGTGCTACTAAAGCAGCTGTTCACTCACTTGGGGATTCTATGAATATTGATTTATATGGAACAAATGTTAAAGTTACCACGCTAGCACCAGGAGCTGTTAAAACAAACTTTTCAAAGGTGCGTTTTGAGGGAGATGAAGATAAGAGCGATACTGTTTATGAAGGTTTTACGCCTTTAAGTGCAGAAGATGTCTCTTCTGTACTAATAAGTATTTTAAACACACCTAAACACGTAAATATTCAATACCTAGATTTAATGCCAACAGCACAAAGAAACCCGTATATGTTATACAGAGATAAATAA
- a CDS encoding gamma-glutamylcyclotransferase, translating into MDNSENRLVDVFFYGLYMDEEILLKKGVKIRNQRKAYVKDFVLRVGKMATLLRAEQKEAHGLVYELTHKEIDILYKDSGLIEYVGEAILLHVENKSITALVCNLLVPPLKDDKNEQYVEKLLVCMNKYKLPLPTEYQLNKKG; encoded by the coding sequence ATGGATAATTCAGAAAATAGATTAGTAGATGTATTTTTTTATGGTTTGTATATGGATGAAGAAATTCTTCTAAAAAAAGGTGTGAAAATAAGAAATCAACGAAAAGCATATGTAAAAGACTTTGTTTTAAGAGTTGGTAAAATGGCTACATTATTAAGAGCTGAACAAAAAGAAGCTCATGGTTTAGTATATGAACTTACACATAAAGAAATTGATATTTTATACAAAGATTCTGGATTAATTGAGTATGTAGGTGAAGCCATTTTATTGCACGTTGAAAACAAAAGTATTACTGCTTTAGTATGTAACTTACTTGTTCCACCTTTAAAAGATGATAAAAATGAGCAATATGTAGAAAAACTTCTTGTTTGTATGAATAAATATAAATTACCTTTACCAACAGAGTACCAGTTAAACAAAAAAGGCTAA
- a CDS encoding SDR family oxidoreductase gives MNKIVLVTGGSRGIGAATSRHLAQEGYWVCINYLQNEEAALELVALIGSEGGEAIAVQADVSIEEEVKRLFETIDEIYGPITHLVNNAGIIMPQAKLLDMDATRINKVLNTNVTSCFLCCKEALKRMKEGCAIVNVSSMAAKLGSANEYIDYAASKGAIDSLTIGLAKEVAHLNIRVNAVRPGLIYTDIHKSAGEENRVERLKDSVPLKRGGEPYEVASAIAYLLSEEASYSTGIFIDVSGGR, from the coding sequence ATGAATAAAATTGTTTTAGTAACAGGTGGAAGTAGGGGCATTGGAGCTGCTACATCACGGCACTTAGCGCAAGAAGGGTATTGGGTTTGTATTAATTATTTGCAAAATGAAGAAGCTGCTTTGGAATTAGTAGCTCTTATTGGAAGTGAAGGCGGTGAAGCCATTGCTGTTCAAGCAGATGTTTCTATAGAAGAAGAGGTAAAACGTTTATTTGAAACGATTGATGAAATATATGGTCCCATAACACACTTAGTTAATAATGCAGGTATTATTATGCCTCAAGCTAAACTATTGGATATGGATGCCACAAGAATTAATAAAGTTCTTAATACAAATGTCACTTCTTGTTTTTTATGTTGCAAAGAAGCCTTAAAACGTATGAAAGAAGGATGTGCAATTGTAAATGTCTCTTCAATGGCAGCCAAACTAGGTTCTGCTAATGAATACATAGATTATGCTGCTTCAAAAGGTGCAATTGATAGTTTAACTATAGGTTTAGCAAAAGAAGTAGCCCACTTGAATATCAGAGTAAATGCAGTACGACCAGGACTTATTTATACCGATATTCATAAAAGTGCAGGAGAAGAAAACAGAGTCGAGCGCTTAAAAGATTCTGTTCCCTTAAAACGAGGGGGAGAACCTTACGAAGTAGCTAGTGCAATTGCTTATTTATTAAGTGAAGAAGCTTCATACAGTACAGGAATATTTATTGATGTTTCTGGTGGAAGATAA
- a CDS encoding GNAT family N-acetyltransferase — protein sequence MKIREAKQKDAKIIEQILKSNALPSEDFEAHLNNFYLYEDKNKIVGLAGYELCGSYALLRSFAVLDEYKGLGLARKLYEALKNKAKKEEINSFYLLTETASKYFEKLGFEYLDREKAPLSIENTEQFKSICPNSAQLMYLDLLR from the coding sequence ATGAAAATAAGAGAAGCTAAACAAAAAGATGCAAAAATCATTGAACAAATTTTAAAATCCAATGCTTTACCTTCCGAAGATTTTGAAGCACACTTAAATAATTTTTATCTATATGAAGATAAAAATAAGATTGTAGGACTTGCTGGTTATGAGTTATGTGGTTCATATGCTTTGTTGCGCTCTTTTGCTGTACTTGATGAGTACAAAGGTTTAGGCTTAGCAAGAAAATTATATGAGGCCTTAAAAAACAAAGCCAAAAAAGAAGAAATAAATAGCTTCTATTTATTAACAGAAACAGCAAGTAAATATTTTGAAAAACTTGGTTTTGAGTATTTAGATAGAGAAAAAGCTCCCCTAAGTATAGAAAATACAGAACAATTTAAATCTATTTGCCCAAATAGTGCGCAATTAATGTATCTTGATTTACTAAGATAA